The Stenotrophomonas indicatrix DNA segment GCTGGAGCGTGCATTGGGCGATCGCGAGCGTGGCCTCGGCGAGGAACACATCGAGGTTGCGCCGGAGCTGCTGCTGGAAATCGCCACCGCTGCCGATGGCGACGTGCGTCGTGCGTTGACCCTGCTGGAAATCGCCGCCGAACTGGCGGGCGGGGAGGGCGGTCGCATCACCCCGCAGACCCTCACCCAGGTGCTGGCCGACCGCACCCGCCGCTTCGACAAGGGCGGCGAGCAGTTCTACGACCAGATCTCTGCGCTGCACAAATCCGTGCGCAGCTCCAATCCCGATGCCGCGCTGTACTGGCTCACGCGCATGCTCGACGGCGGCTGTGATCCGTCGTATCTGGCACGCCGGCTGACCCGCATGGCCATCGAAGACATCGGCCTGGCCGACCCGCGCGCACAGAGCATGGCGCTGGAAGCGTGGGACATCTACGAGCGGCTGGGCAGCCCGGAGGGCGAGCTCGCCTTCGCCCAGCTGGTGCTGTACCTGGCCAGCACCGCCAAGTCGAATGCCGGCTATGCCGCCTTCAACCAGGCCAAGGCCGATGTGCGCGACAGCGGTACCGAAGAAGTGCCACTGCACCTGCGCAACGCACCGACCAAGCTGATGAAAGAGCTGGGCTACGGCGCCGAGTACCAGTACGACCACGACGCCGAGGGCGGCATCGCGCTGGACCAGACTGGCTTCCCCGATGCGATGGGCGAGCGGGTGTACTACAACCCGGTGCCGCGCGGGCTGGAGATCAAGCTGAAGGAAAAGCTGGACCGGCTGCGCGCTGAGCGCGAGGCGGCGAGGGCGGCCAAGGGCGCATAGCCCGGTTCGCTTCATGCAAGGTTTCTCATTGCCCTGCCTGTACGCATTTGGCAGACTGCGCGGCCCCGTTTTTCAAGGAACGATGCCGTGCAGGAAATGATTCTGCCGTTGAAGCGCTACGCCCAGTTCGAGGGTCGCGCCAATCGCCGCGAGTACTGGATGTTCCAGCTGTTTCTGTTGCTGGCGGGAACTGCGGTGGGCTTGATCGCGCTGACGGTGGCGCTTGTGGCTGGTCTTGTGCTGGACGCCGATTCCAGCTGGATGGCCGGAATCACGATCGGGGCACTGGCGCTGGTGGGTCTGCTCTGGCTGGCCACGATCGTGCCGCTTATCGCAGTGACTGTGCGCCGCCTGCATGACTGCGGCCAGTCCGGCTGGCTGTATCTGCTGGCCCTGGTGCCGGGTGGTGGCCTGGTGATCCTGATCTTTGCGCTGCTGCCAGGCACGCCGCAGGACAACCCGTACGGCCCGGTGCCTACTGGCCCCTGAGGTCGCCAACGTCGCCTCATGCAACGAAGCCGGCTCTGAGCCGGCTTCGTCGTTTCTGCGCTGCTGTCAGTGGTGCCGGGCTGTTACTGCAGTACGCAGTCGCCCAACGCCAGATAGTCCGATCCCGAGCTGAACTGCAGCGTGCAGCTGGCGGTGAAGGAAACGCCTTCCTCCATCGCTGCAAGCTTGGCGTTCTGCTCGTCATCGGAAGCGGTCAGGCGGGCCAGCACCTGGCCATCCTCGTCGCCCGCCTCAAGGATCGGCTCGCCCTGCAGGTTGCTGGAGGCGCCCAGGCTCACCGCCGTGAACTGCACGGTCTGGTTGAGCTGTTCCAGTCCAAGGGAGGAATAGCCGGCCTCTTCATAGGCCGAATACAGCCCGGCAAGGCTTGGCGCGGCGTGACCGGCCAGCGGAGCGAGGAGGCCGGCAAAGAGTGCGATCAGTGCTTTGTGCTTCAAGGTGTTCTCACAATCATGGGATCCGATCCCATGCGGGTTGTGGAGCTGATGGGCGGGTCCAGGCAGGCACCCGCGAGGGCGGGGCGATTCCTGCGCCCCGTTGGCAGGAAAAGTAGATGAACCCGGACTTCCGGCGCAAGCGCTGGCGCAAGCGCTGGCGCACGTACTGGCGCGCGCGTGATACACAGTGTGACGTTTGATCGATGTGATAATCATTCGCGTTTAAGGTAGACTGCGGTCCCTTGTGAACCGGTGGCCGTGTGCCGCTTTCGCCGTCACTGATGAAGTCTTCCGTCCTGCCTCCGTGCCGCGGCCCGCTGCTGTCCGGCCTGGCCGCCTTGATGATGGGCCTGCTCCTGGCTACCCCGTACGCATACGCGCAGCAACGCAATCCGCTGCAGAAGATGGGCCAGACCGTGCTCGATGCACCGGCGGCCAGCTATCGCTTCGAGCGTTTCGTGATCGACAGCCCCGACCAGCAGCGCCGCTGGCGGGTGAATGTGGCGATTCCGGCCAAGGCCGCCAAGGCGCCATCGCCGGTGCTGTACGCACTGGACGGCAACGCCGTGGCGATGGTGCTGGACCAGCCGCTGCTGGCCGAGCTGGCCGCACGCAAGGCGCCGCCGGTGCTGGTGCTGATCGGCTACGACAACGACCTGCGCATCGATTCGGCGTCGCGCACCCGCGACTACACCGCGTGGATCGATCGCGCCGATGATGAAAGCGGCAGGACGCAGGCTGTCGGCGGCGGCGCAGCGGCCTTCCTGGACATGATCGAGCGCCGCATCAAGCCCGAAGTGGAACGCCGCGCCAACATCGATCGCCAGCAGCAGGCCCTGTGGGGCCATTCGCTGGGCGGCCTGTTCGTGCTCAGCAGCCTGTACACCCGTCCGGCCGCCTTCCAGTACTACCTCAGTGCCAGTCCGTCATTGTGGTGGAGCCAGGGGGCGCCGCTGGGTGACATCGAGCAGCAGTTCGTGCAGAACGTGCATGGCCAGCCAGCAAAGGTGTGGCTGATGCTGGGCGGTGCCGAGCGCGTCGGCGACCGTGGCAAGCGCGACATGAGCAATCCGCGCGTGGTCGCGCATCTGCGCCGCATTGGTGGCGCCACCCCGGATGCGGCGATGCAGCTGTCCGAGCGCCTGGGCAAGGTGCCGGGGCTGAGCGTGCAGTACCGCGAGTTCCCGGGCCTGGGCCATGGCCCGATGCTGCCGGCGTCCTTCCACGCGGCGCTGCATGAACTGTATGGCTTGACCGATCGCAGTGCCGATGACGGCCAGTCAACCGGTGGTGACAACGCCGCCGAATGAACCCCTCGCACGGCAGTGCCGTGCGACCCCACTACCCAGGCGGACTGTCGATGTGCAGTGGCCAAGGCAACCGATGAATCCCGCGCCACGAGGCGCGGCCTACGTGTGCAAGGAGCCTTCCATGTCGTTCCGTCCGTCTTTCCGTCTCACTTCCCTGGCTGCCGGCCTGCTGCTGGCAGTTACAGCCACCGCACAGCCGGTGTTCGACCAGCCGGCCAGCGCTACCTTCAAGGGCCAGGTTGTCTCACGCGGTGAGAACGTGGTTCCCGGCAGCACCGCCGATGTCACCGGCCGCGGCTTCGTGCCGGGCCAGCAGGTCAGCCTGCTGCGTGGCGATACCGTGCTCAACAGCCAGCCGGTGGTGGTCGATGCCGATGGCAACTTCAAGACCCAGCTGGCCATTCCGGCCGACGCGGTGCCGGGCACTCACCCGGTGATGGTGCGCGCCAGCCAGCCGGCCGCCGCAGCCGTGCTGAAGCTGCGTGTGTCGCCGCAGCTGCCGCTGTCGGGCCAGGCGAAGTTCGCCACCCAGTCCAACAAGCTGGTGCCGGGCCTGTACCAGTCGGCCTACAGCGCCGCCAGCAACGCAGTGTTCGTGACCTCGGCCGTCGGCCGCCCGCCGGTCACCCAGTCGCAGCTGCTGAAACTGGACCCGAAGTCGCTGAAGGTGACCAAGGCCATCACCCCGGCGCAGGTGCCGGGCAGCACCAACGGTGCAGTGTTCGCGGTGTATGGCGTGGGCGTGGATGATGCCAATGGCAACGTCTGGGTCAGCAACACCCGCCAGGACACCGTGGCCGTCTATCGCCAGGCGGATCTGTCGCTGGTCCACCAGTTCCCGGTCGGTACCGTGCCGCACGCTCGCGACGTCGTGGTCGACAGCACGCACGGCAAGGTGTTCGCCTCGGCCACCGGCGAAGACCACTTGTCGGTGT contains these protein-coding regions:
- a CDS encoding YncE family protein, translated to MSFRPSFRLTSLAAGLLLAVTATAQPVFDQPASATFKGQVVSRGENVVPGSTADVTGRGFVPGQQVSLLRGDTVLNSQPVVVDADGNFKTQLAIPADAVPGTHPVMVRASQPAAAAVLKLRVSPQLPLSGQAKFATQSNKLVPGLYQSAYSAASNAVFVTSAVGRPPVTQSQLLKLDPKSLKVTKAITPAQVPGSTNGAVFAVYGVGVDDANGNVWVSNTRQDTVAVYRQADLSLVHQFPVGTVPHARDVVVDSTHGKVFASATGEDHLSVFDAKTLKALEPITLASGVDDEKFVPMSLVLDEPSGKLFTVSIGTPEAAVIDVASGKVDKVIDLGNSISASGVAFDAERNRLYVASQGTDNLLVVDVASGKVVHDVPVGAGALNVAFDAKSGLAYVTNRGAGTVTAVDRDGKVVGNLDGGTFPNHVRADGKGNVFAVNKSRGAEDPKGDRITRISLRQP
- a CDS encoding DUF805 domain-containing protein produces the protein MQEMILPLKRYAQFEGRANRREYWMFQLFLLLAGTAVGLIALTVALVAGLVLDADSSWMAGITIGALALVGLLWLATIVPLIAVTVRRLHDCGQSGWLYLLALVPGGGLVILIFALLPGTPQDNPYGPVPTGP
- a CDS encoding alpha/beta hydrolase is translated as MKSSVLPPCRGPLLSGLAALMMGLLLATPYAYAQQRNPLQKMGQTVLDAPAASYRFERFVIDSPDQQRRWRVNVAIPAKAAKAPSPVLYALDGNAVAMVLDQPLLAELAARKAPPVLVLIGYDNDLRIDSASRTRDYTAWIDRADDESGRTQAVGGGAAAFLDMIERRIKPEVERRANIDRQQQALWGHSLGGLFVLSSLYTRPAAFQYYLSASPSLWWSQGAPLGDIEQQFVQNVHGQPAKVWLMLGGAERVGDRGKRDMSNPRVVAHLRRIGGATPDAAMQLSERLGKVPGLSVQYREFPGLGHGPMLPASFHAALHELYGLTDRSADDGQSTGGDNAAE
- a CDS encoding replication-associated recombination protein A — protein: MRPLAERMRPRTLDEMVGQKRLLAPESALRRAVESGRVHSMILWGPPGCGKTTLALLLAEYSDAEFRAISAVLSGLPEVRQVLAEAAQRFAEGRRTLLFVDEVHRFNKAQQDAFLPHIERGTILFVGATTENPSFELNSALLSRCRVHVLEGVSPTDIVEALERALGDRERGLGEEHIEVAPELLLEIATAADGDVRRALTLLEIAAELAGGEGGRITPQTLTQVLADRTRRFDKGGEQFYDQISALHKSVRSSNPDAALYWLTRMLDGGCDPSYLARRLTRMAIEDIGLADPRAQSMALEAWDIYERLGSPEGELAFAQLVLYLASTAKSNAGYAAFNQAKADVRDSGTEEVPLHLRNAPTKLMKELGYGAEYQYDHDAEGGIALDQTGFPDAMGERVYYNPVPRGLEIKLKEKLDRLRAEREAARAAKGA